The DNA region CTAGCCCGACCCCGATGGCATTCGGTGAATTGTATGCTGCGATGGAGCAAAAGGTGGTTGACGGCCAGGAAAATCCGCTTTCCAACATCAGTGCGGCGGCATTTTATGAGGTCAATGACCATTTGGCACTGACCGGTCATCTGCATCTCACGCACATGGTCATGTACTCAAAAGACCAATGGGACAAGCTGTCGAAAGAACACCAAGACATCATTGAACAGGCAGTGATCGACAGTCAGCAGGTTCAACGAGACAAAGTTGCCGCCGACGATGCCAGCCTTCTCGCAGTGCTTGAAGAAAACGGAATGCAAGTTACGCGGCCGGACCGCGCGGCATTGGCAGAAAAGGTTGCGCCACTGCGTGAACAAGCAGTCGAAGAGTTTGGCGATCAAGCCAAGCAATGGATCGAGCTGATCGATCAGGCTAGGTAACTAAAAATCGCAGCATGGCAAAAAACCGAAAAAAAAGACTGCTGGACTCAGCGGCATTTCTTGAGCGCGTCATCTTTGCTGTGCTGCGCTACCTGCTGGTGATGATACTTGCGACCATGGTTGTCGCTGTGTTGGCGCAGGTGTTTTCCAGATACGCGCTTGATTTCTCCTTAACCTGGAGCGAAGAACTCGCGCGCATCTGTATGATAACAATGGTGTTTTTAGGAGCGGCGGTTCTCAGTCGTGACAATGAGCATCTAGCGGTAACGACAATCATTGAACTGCTACCAAAGCGCGTCTTTCATCTTTGTGTCTGTGGAGCTCAGGCTGTCGGGATTTATTGCACCTGGTACTTGGCAAATGGTGCATGGTCCGCGCTTTTAAGAGAATGGGCTCAGTTAACGCCCGCGCTGCAGGTGCCTTTTGGTTTTATCTATTCGGTGGTCTTTTTTGCGGTCGCAATGATGATCTTTTGGCTATCGATAAATCTTGTTCGAGAAGCACTCGCAGTTACAGCTTTACGTGACTTAGAAAGTACCAAATGACAGCACTTGCAATTCTTGCAGGCGTGTTCTTCTTGCTCTTGTTGCTTGGAGTTCCCATCGTTTTTGCCCTGATTGCTGCTTGTATCGTACTTTTGACTAGCGACGGGCTGATGTCAGCGCAGCTAGTCATGCAACGAGTTTATGCGGGAATCGACAGCTTTCCTTTACTTGCCATTCCTTTCTTCTTGCTTGCTGGCAAGCTCATGGAGGCAGGTGGTATTACACGAAGATTGATCGATTTCGCATTTCACCTTGTCGGATGGATTCGAGGTGGTCTCGCTCATGTGGCGGTGCTCGCGGCAACGATGTTTGCCGGCGTAAGCGGCTCGTCCGTAGCAGACACGGCAGCAATAGGTTCTACGATCATACCAAGAATGAAAGAACGCAACTACCCGCCAGAGTACTCGGCTTCGGTTGTTGCGGCGTCCGGGGTTATTGGATCAACAATTCCACCTTCGATTCCACTGGTGCTCTACGGCGTGATTTCAGGCGTTTCTATTGGCGGCCTTTTCATGGGCGGCATTGTTCCAGGTTTATTGATGTGTCTTGGTTTAATGGGCTACATTTATCTCAGTTCCAAACCGTCCGTGAGCGAAGACGCAATATCAGACACGGATGAGCAGGTTGCCTTCCGAAGTGTTTTACTTCAATCGCTGCCTGCGCTTTTTCTGCCGGGTCTCATTGTTGGCGGAATTAGAACAGGCGCCTTCAGTGCAACAGAAGCTGCTGCAGTCGCAGTCGCTTATGCATTCCTAATCGGCATTGCTTACCGAGAACTCAAACTCGCGCAAATTCCTGACATTCTCTATCGTACTGCTCGCGATACAACGTTAGTTATGGCGATAGTCGGCGCGGCAAGCCTCGTTGGCTACGTTCTTACCATTGAGCAGATTCCGACGGCTATCGCGACATGGTTCACACAGAACATAACAAGTGTTTTGGTTCTGTTGCTTCTAATCAATCTCCTACTTCTTATCGCCGGATGTTTTTTGGATGGTGGCTCTGCGATTATCGTTTTCACACCAGTGTTGCTGCCGGTAATCAAGGCCTTTGGTATCGATCCGCTTTTCTTCGGGGTCTTGATGTCGATCAATCTTATGATCGGTACCATTACTCCGCCGGTGGGTCTCTCCCTTTACGTCGCAGGCGGCATCGCGAACGTCAAGATCGGAAAAATGATGGTCGCGATCCTCCCATTCTTGTGCGTTCACTTGGCGCTTCTTTGCGTCCTTATGCTGTTTCCACAACTTGTCACTGCTATCCCGAGCTTGGTTTACGGCCGCTAGGGCAGGTGGCTTTTTAGCCAGAAGAAAGGCTTATCCATGGCATTCAAAAACTCAATTCTGCTCGGCACAATAGGCCGATACAGTGATCGATTCCATGAGTATCAAAAACATAGGAGTCTCGAAGAAAGGCTCGAACTAGCGCTAAAGATTCCGCTGACTGACGGAATTGAGCCAGTCTATCCTCAAGATCTTGGACATGATGGCGAAGCAGTTGGTTTGGTTGAAAAGAGCGGCCTGGAAGTCTCAGCAGTCAACGTGAATGTCAAAACCGAGGAGCTCTTCCGTCGTGGCTCATTCACATCTCGAGAGGCAAATGTGAGAGAGACTGCGACCGAGTACTTGAAAACCGCCATGGATATTTCCGCTGAGCTCGGTGCCAAAATGATTTCGGTTTGTCCCCTAATTGACGGCTGGGACTATCCGTTTGAAGTCAATTATCAGGACCAGTGGAGATGGCTTCTAAGAGCATTCGAAACAGCTTCTGCTTACCGCAGTGATGTGCGTATTTCTATTGAATACAAAGCGTTTGAGTCTCGCAATCGGATCGTGCTGCCAACAATGGCGCGATCGCTTGTGCTTTGCCAGAAGGTGAACGCTCCCAACCTCGGCGTCACTATGGATGTTGGTCACGCATTGATGGCAAACGAAACGCCGGCGGCGGAAGCTGCGCTAGGCAATGATCTCGACCGGCTCTTTTATGTCCACTTCAATGACAATGATCGTGGCGCCGATTGGGACATGCTTCCAGCATCTGTGAACCTCTGGGAGACTCTCGAGTTACTGTACTATTTGGAGCGCATGGGCTGGGACGGTTGGTTTGCGTATGACGTGTTCACCCGAAATGGAGACAATGTAGAAGCGATCGCAGCCACGTTTGAAATTATGGAGAGCCTGAAAAAGTTACTCGACAAGATTACCATTGATGAGTTGAACGGCATGGTGGCTGATGGGGTCCCAGCTCGTTCTATAAATCGGCTTATTGCGTCGTTACTGTGAGGCAGCCGTGATTGGACTAGGCAGTTTTTCGTACCGTTGGTCGTGCGGCTTTAAAGATCGAGTTCCTGAAAAACCTTTGGGGTTGCTCGATCTCTTGGGGCGAACGGAAAGACTTGGGCTTAAGCTTCTTCAGGTAGCCGACAATATCCCCCTACACAAGCGTGACGTTGGGGAAGTTCGAGAATTCATCTCCGCGACGAAGGAGATGAACATTGAAATTGAACTAGGTCTTGCAGGAATTTCTGATTCAACACTCTTGCCGAAGTACCTAGACTACGCAGCGCAATTGGATTGCAGACTGTTGCGTGCATCTTTGGACGCAAGTGATATCTCGATAGGAGAAGAAAAACTTTGCTCATATATCAAGAGCTTTGAAGACTCGCTTTCCGGGGTAGGGGCTAAACTTGCGCTTGAAAATCACTTCGCGCTTCCGTCCCGCGAACTTGTTTCCTTAGTCCAAAATCTAAACTCCGAACAGTTTGGCATTTGTCTAGATGTTGCAAATTCTATTTGCGCAGGCGAATGGCCAATTGAGACCATAAGGTTGCTGTCGCCGTACACAATAAATCTCCACTTGAAGGACTGCCGCTTCGCGATCGATCCCTACGGAGTTGGCTTCTCGATTGTTGGCACACCGCTCGGTACAGGTATTATAGATGTTCCGACCGTGCTGGATTTTGTCGGTCCAAATGAGCGTGGCATAAACATAATTCTTGAGCAATGGCTACCATGGAACGATGACCAAAATTCGCTTTATGCGCAAGAGGACGAGTGGGCACTGCTTAGCGTGAAGGCAGCAAGGCGCTTTATCACCGCACCAGCATTTAACGCTTAGGAATACTTCTCGATCTGTTGACTAGGTTTGGGAGCGTTCGTTTTCCTTGCTGCCACGGAGCATCGCTGAAATAGTAACCCGGAGCGGTCGGGTCCACCTTCCAGGTGTATGCAGCCAATAGTGGCAACTCTCCAGTCTGGATGTCGTGCCGCTGGTGCGGCGTCGCGAATACCAGATCACCAGGTTTGACGACTCATTCTTTGTTTGGATCGTCCAGGTGGACGTATTGTGTCGATTGTGCAGCCACCGCCGTCCCGGATTGAGAACGGAATCAAGAGCCAAATGCTCCAGGTTACGCCAGATAATCAGGTGTTCAGCCAGCTCGGTGAACTTTGTGTTAAAGCAAGTTTGTCCCGACCAAAAATCACAGCCTTCAAACTAGAAGAAGCTCCTCGAGCGCACGCAACCGGGGAACAAGGGGGCTTTGGGAAAACTCTGCTATTGCCGTAAATTCGACCATTCGTTCCACCTTTAAGTGAT from Roseibium sp. HPY-6 includes:
- a CDS encoding TRAP transporter small permease, with product MAKNRKKRLLDSAAFLERVIFAVLRYLLVMILATMVVAVLAQVFSRYALDFSLTWSEELARICMITMVFLGAAVLSRDNEHLAVTTIIELLPKRVFHLCVCGAQAVGIYCTWYLANGAWSALLREWAQLTPALQVPFGFIYSVVFFAVAMMIFWLSINLVREALAVTALRDLESTK
- a CDS encoding TRAP transporter large permease; protein product: MTALAILAGVFFLLLLLGVPIVFALIAACIVLLTSDGLMSAQLVMQRVYAGIDSFPLLAIPFFLLAGKLMEAGGITRRLIDFAFHLVGWIRGGLAHVAVLAATMFAGVSGSSVADTAAIGSTIIPRMKERNYPPEYSASVVAASGVIGSTIPPSIPLVLYGVISGVSIGGLFMGGIVPGLLMCLGLMGYIYLSSKPSVSEDAISDTDEQVAFRSVLLQSLPALFLPGLIVGGIRTGAFSATEAAAVAVAYAFLIGIAYRELKLAQIPDILYRTARDTTLVMAIVGAASLVGYVLTIEQIPTAIATWFTQNITSVLVLLLLINLLLLIAGCFLDGGSAIIVFTPVLLPVIKAFGIDPLFFGVLMSINLMIGTITPPVGLSLYVAGGIANVKIGKMMVAILPFLCVHLALLCVLMLFPQLVTAIPSLVYGR
- a CDS encoding sugar phosphate isomerase/epimerase family protein — encoded protein: MAFKNSILLGTIGRYSDRFHEYQKHRSLEERLELALKIPLTDGIEPVYPQDLGHDGEAVGLVEKSGLEVSAVNVNVKTEELFRRGSFTSREANVRETATEYLKTAMDISAELGAKMISVCPLIDGWDYPFEVNYQDQWRWLLRAFETASAYRSDVRISIEYKAFESRNRIVLPTMARSLVLCQKVNAPNLGVTMDVGHALMANETPAAEAALGNDLDRLFYVHFNDNDRGADWDMLPASVNLWETLELLYYLERMGWDGWFAYDVFTRNGDNVEAIAATFEIMESLKKLLDKITIDELNGMVADGVPARSINRLIASLL
- a CDS encoding sugar phosphate isomerase/epimerase translates to MIGLGSFSYRWSCGFKDRVPEKPLGLLDLLGRTERLGLKLLQVADNIPLHKRDVGEVREFISATKEMNIEIELGLAGISDSTLLPKYLDYAAQLDCRLLRASLDASDISIGEEKLCSYIKSFEDSLSGVGAKLALENHFALPSRELVSLVQNLNSEQFGICLDVANSICAGEWPIETIRLLSPYTINLHLKDCRFAIDPYGVGFSIVGTPLGTGIIDVPTVLDFVGPNERGINIILEQWLPWNDDQNSLYAQEDEWALLSVKAARRFITAPAFNA